One genomic segment of Pseudoalteromonas sp. GCY includes these proteins:
- a CDS encoding DUF1328 domain-containing protein, with translation MLSWAVMFLFLALVAAVLGFTGIAGAAAGMAKILFFVFIAFMIISFIFGKARAPR, from the coding sequence ATGTTGAGTTGGGCTGTAATGTTTTTATTCCTAGCACTTGTCGCAGCCGTGTTAGGTTTCACTGGAATCGCGGGCGCTGCGGCAGGTATGGCGAAAATTCTATTCTTTGTGTTTATCGCCTTTATGATTATTTCGTTTATTTTTGGTAAAGCACGAGCTCCCAGGTAA
- a CDS encoding methyl-accepting chemotaxis protein, translated as MFFILATIFTIGTLSNLTSYIDHIYDDRVVPLRKIKVVSDNYAVVIVDTFHKLRGNQLSNRAALNQIAEAKNIAEKEWSDYLSTDLTSEERNLIKQAESAELVVKELLSNYTSRVNANTFNEIPYDKFVRELYAAFDPLSESYSKLIELQLTEASRLRDRGRLEASTTKTVMIASSVVIVIVMVLIGMLIFRSINEPLSRLRMRIGNIARDADLTQRVVVEGQDELSQIGNDFNTMVSSLHQLVTNLVTIVNSLSTTSNELNGISQSIAGTSQEQEQQTVMIATAATEMSSAIQEVAHNAMNTANKAEMSGKLAKQGMDVISQNIQAIERLASEVGDNAQLIKALNDQSNEINQVVLMIQGVAEQTNLLALNAAIEAARAGESGRGFAVVADEVRQLAHNTQKATESIRDMISKLQGMAQNAVSSMENAQSSAAAGVDRANESAQIMTDIDKAVDEIVGMNIQVSTATEEQTTVVAEISENINDFSSSISEITRNAQSNADVSNDLEALAEQLNSQVLVFKV; from the coding sequence GTGTTTTTTATTCTTGCAACCATCTTCACAATCGGAACATTATCGAATCTTACCAGTTATATTGATCATATCTACGATGACAGAGTCGTACCTCTTAGGAAGATAAAAGTGGTGTCGGATAATTATGCGGTAGTGATCGTAGATACATTTCATAAGTTACGAGGGAACCAGTTATCAAATAGGGCCGCGCTTAACCAAATTGCAGAAGCTAAAAATATTGCTGAAAAGGAGTGGAGTGACTATTTATCTACTGATCTAACGAGTGAAGAGCGCAATTTAATTAAGCAGGCTGAAAGCGCAGAGCTTGTCGTAAAGGAGCTACTATCTAACTATACTAGCAGAGTCAACGCAAACACCTTTAATGAAATTCCATATGATAAATTTGTACGCGAGCTCTATGCTGCCTTTGACCCCTTAAGTGAGAGCTACAGTAAGTTGATTGAATTGCAACTTACTGAAGCTAGCAGGCTACGAGATAGAGGTCGCTTGGAAGCCAGTACAACAAAAACCGTGATGATTGCCTCATCCGTCGTCATTGTGATTGTTATGGTGCTGATTGGGATGTTGATCTTTAGGTCAATCAATGAGCCGCTCAGTCGTTTGCGTATGCGTATTGGCAATATTGCAAGAGATGCTGATTTGACCCAGCGTGTAGTCGTTGAGGGACAAGATGAGTTGAGTCAGATTGGAAATGACTTTAACACTATGGTGTCGAGCTTACATCAGCTAGTTACCAATCTTGTCACAATCGTGAATAGCCTTTCTACTACGTCTAATGAGTTGAATGGTATTAGTCAGTCGATTGCGGGCACTTCACAAGAGCAAGAGCAGCAAACAGTGATGATTGCAACGGCGGCAACAGAAATGAGCAGCGCGATACAAGAAGTAGCGCACAACGCGATGAATACCGCGAACAAAGCCGAGATGTCAGGTAAGCTTGCGAAACAAGGAATGGATGTTATTTCGCAAAATATTCAAGCCATTGAGCGCCTTGCTAGTGAAGTAGGAGATAACGCGCAGTTAATTAAAGCGTTGAATGACCAGTCTAATGAGATCAACCAAGTGGTGTTAATGATCCAAGGTGTGGCTGAACAAACTAATCTTTTAGCATTAAACGCTGCAATAGAAGCTGCGAGAGCTGGGGAATCAGGCCGAGGTTTTGCGGTTGTTGCCGACGAAGTCAGGCAATTGGCACATAACACGCAAAAAGCCACGGAATCGATCCGAGATATGATCAGTAAGTTACAGGGCATGGCACAAAATGCGGTATCGTCGATGGAGAACGCGCAATCAAGTGCAGCTGCGGGGGTAGATAGGGCCAATGAGTCAGCTCAAATAATGACCGATATTGATAAGGCGGTGGATGAAATCGTTGGTATGAATATTCAGGTTTCAACGGCGACAGAAGAACAAACAACGGTAGTTGCGGAAATCAGCGAAAATATTAATGATTTCAGTAGCAGTATTTCTGAAATTACCCGAAATGCGCAGAGTAATGCCGATGTAAGTAATGACTTAGAAGCGCTAGCCGAGCAGCTAAATAGCCAAGTGCTAGTGTTTAAAGTTTAG
- a CDS encoding PA2169 family four-helix-bundle protein, translating to MADSNYDMEPVKELIKVLNGGVDFYTEAKKKLDNIELNRVFDQMIVDKAQAISDLQPFVLIDEGEIETDSALSIDIRESYTKLVGMVSTDKEHTYISQLEEVEDKVLSKLDKALSKDLPPKCKSVLLQIQTRMQACHDQMKQLQELTA from the coding sequence ATGGCAGATTCAAATTACGACATGGAGCCGGTAAAAGAGCTCATTAAAGTATTAAATGGTGGTGTTGATTTTTACACCGAAGCTAAAAAGAAGCTAGATAATATTGAACTAAACCGCGTATTTGACCAAATGATTGTAGATAAAGCGCAAGCAATCTCGGATCTACAACCATTTGTTCTTATCGACGAAGGTGAAATCGAGACTGATTCAGCACTTAGCATCGACATTCGTGAATCGTACACCAAGTTGGTTGGTATGGTGAGCACTGACAAAGAGCACACCTATATTTCGCAGCTAGAAGAAGTGGAAGACAAAGTGTTAAGCAAGCTTGATAAAGCGCTAAGTAAAGATCTTCCACCTAAATGTAAGAGTGTATTACTGCAAATTCAAACCAGAATGCAAGCTTGTCACGATCAAATGAAGCAGTTGCAAGAACTAACTGCCTAA